The following are encoded together in the Glycine soja cultivar W05 chromosome 5, ASM419377v2, whole genome shotgun sequence genome:
- the LOC114412404 gene encoding filament-like plant protein 7 — protein sequence MDQKTWLWRKKSSEKTIIAADNTDLSSKENEEVQALVADKEELEKNLKRLNNKLTSALSDCNAKDELVKKQTKVAQEVMEGLKKAEAEVLSMKQDLDEALQQRLVYEERVVHLDGALKECMQQLRFVREEQGQRIHDAVMKASKEFEKERLVLEEQLSETSKRLAKAEAENSHVNKSIFARENLIEDLKRQLNQAETDHCALMNRLESTENDNTSLKYEVRVLEKELEIRNEEREFNCRTADASHKQHLESVKKIAMLESECQRLRLLVRKRLPGPAALAKMKNEVDMLGRDSFEIRRSKLSSTSSVVESSVDTSPETPIRRINTLNEQLYTMEEENKTLKESLNRKMNELQFSRVMLSRTASKLLQLQSQIEESSKAHITVEQLRSYLTSHEFSLASMSDAGSDDKASCAESWASALISELEHFRSRKEKEPLSCKSVGASDIDLMDDFVEMEKLAVVSVERGTEISSASFKAVSEINGFSETGTKDTTPEVEGKEIIPVSDHISTATSETIPEVVGMEIIPVSDHISDLPKSNKKTCSIDILTGNSPGWLQDVVKMVLEQTHVTHKSSDDILDDIRVALRYVNNPDLFDFDSSKDSGHIDTQDPPQCIHCISCSNNSLVASGDENNTGILSIKRITLQSQEDLSKSIGKIIEIVERICLPSVDYDSSDPLHEGDGDIVSYKNVGMPTGYMVRVFQWKTSELSNVLRQFLHVCYDLLSGKTDYGNFAKELTILLDWIMNHCFSLQDVSSMKDAIKKQFDWDETQSEGETENEISHFAEEDKLQFPRENSSSLPQVTTLDGHDLQNGEIYCKEKEELTNIKDKLISAESQKEVLEGKLQSATDRIESLMNQLQESDKTIDSLRLEIHSFKESNGKLENEIRNQKLIISNPDAQHSEEELKEARNKVLALEVELEKKNSNCKELEAKCIELQFQLESMSKECSNHDIIEKDKPLHNDWEITAASEKLAECQETILNLGKQLKAMAAPKDASLFDNVIAAQFKANTNTAATTTTNVDPSLAPPKFMKVKSRSLLDQMLADDTKAKVPKGSNDNSNPITIPGVLEPLEKILVLNGVKDHEDRTTDNSLAIVPAKKPGSGSLWRKLLRRRKKSAILKISL from the exons ATGGATCAAAAAACGTGGCTTTGGAGAAAAAAATCCTCAGAAAAGACAATTATAGCTGCTGACAACACAGATCTCagttcaaaagaaaatgaagag GTTCAGGCACTTGTAGCTGATAAAGAAGAATTggagaaaaacttgaaaagattAAATAACAAGCTTACTTCGGCACTTTCTGATTGTAATGCTAAagatgagctggtgaagaaacaaacaaaagttgcacAAGAAGTAATGGAAG GTTTGAAGAAGGCAGAAGCTGAAGTGTTGTCTATGAAGCAAGATCTGGATGAAGCATTGCAGCAGCGTTTAGTTTATGAAGAAAGAGTAGTCCACTTGGATGGAGCTCTCAAGGAATGTATGCAGCAGTTACGATTTGTTCGAGAAGAACAAGGGCAAAGGATTCATGATGCCGTGATGAAGGCTTCAAAAGAATTTGAAAAGGAGCGCCTAGTTCTGGAGGAACAGTTATCTGAGACAAGTAAAAGGCTTGCAAAAGCTGAGGCTGAAAATTCTCATGTTAATAAGTCCATATTTGCAAGAGAAAATTTGATTGAAGATCTGAAAAGACAGTTGAATCAAGCTGAGACAGATCACTGTGCTCTGATGAATAGATTAGAGTCCACCGAGAATGATAATACCTCTCTGAAGTATGAGGTTCGTGTACTTGAGAAGGAACTTGAGATCCGAAATGAGGAGAGGGAATTTAACTGTCGAACAGCTGATGCTTCTCACAAGCAGCACTTAGagagtgttaaaaaaattgctatGTTAGAATCAGAATGTCAGAGGCTGCGCCTTCTGGTTCGGAAGCGGTTACCAGGTCCTGCTGCCCtggcaaaaatgaaaaatgaagtgGACATGTTGGGACGGGATTCATTTGAAATCAGGAGGAGCAAACTGAGCTCAACCAGTTCAGTGGTTGAATCTTCAGTTGACACTTCTCCTGAGACTCCCATTAGAAGAATCAACACTTTGAATGAGCAGTTATATActatggaagaagaaaacaagacTTTAAAAGAATCCCTGAATAGGAAAATGAATGAGCTCCAATTCTCAAGAGTAATGCTTTCTCGCACAGCTTCCAAACTTTTGCAACTTCAGTCGCAGATTGAAGAATCGTCTAAAGCTCACATAACTGTGGAACAGCTAAGAAGTTACCTCACATCACATGAGTTCTCTTTGGCATCAATGTCTGATGCTGGCAGCGATGACAAGGCTAGCTGTGCGGAATCCTGGGCTTCTGCATTGATTTCAGAATTGGAGCACTTTAGAAGTCGAAAGGAGAAGGAACCATTGTCATGCAAAAGTGTTGGAGCTTCAGACATAGATCTTATGGATGACTTTGTTGAAATGGAGAAATTAGCAGTGGTCTCTGTTGAAAGAGGCACTGAAATCTCATCTGCTTCTTTTAAAGCCGTTAGTGAAATCAATGGCTTCTCAGAGACTGGGACAAAGGATACCACTCCTGAAGTAGAAGGTAAGGAGATCATTCCAGTGTCTGATCACATTTCAACTGCGACAAGTGAGACCATCCCTGAAGTAGTAGGTATGGAGATCATTCCAGTGTCTGATCATATTTCAGACCTCCCaaagtcaaataaaaaaacctGTTCCATTGACATATTGACGGGCAATAGTCCTGGTTGGCTTCAGGATGTAGTAAAAATGGTCTTGGAACAAACCCATGTCACACACAAAAGCTCTGATGATATACTCGATGATATTAGAGTAGCTTTGAGGTATGTGAACAATCCTGATCTGTTTGACTTTGATTCAAGCAAAGACTCTGGTCATATTGACACCCAGGATCCTCCCCAGTGTATTCATTGCATCTCATGTTCAAATAATTCTTTGGTGGCTTCTGGTGATGAAAATAACACTGGCATCTTGTCAATAAAGAGAATCACACTACAATCTCAGGAAGATCTGAGTAAATCAATTGGAAAGATAATTGAGATTGTTGAAAGAATCTGCCTGCCTTCTGTGGACTATGATAGTTCAGATCCCTTGCACGAAGGAGATGGGGATATCGTTTCATACAAGAATGTAGGAATGCCAACAGGCTACATGGTTCGTGTTTTCCAGTGGAAAACATCTGAACTCAGTAATGTTTTACGGCAATTTCTACATGTGTGTTACGATTTACTGAGTGGCAAGACTGATTATGGAAATTTTGCCAAAGAACTAACAATATTATTGGATTGGATTATGAATCATTGCTTTTCACTTCAGGATGTTTCGAGTATGAAGGATGCCATCAAGAAACAATTTGATTGGGATGAGACACAGAGTGAAGGTGAGACAGAGAATGAGATAAGTCATTTTGCAGAGGAAGACAAGTTGCAGTTTCCAAGGGAAAACTCGTCATCTTTGCCTCAAGTAACTACTTTGGATGGTCATGATCTTCAGAATGGAGAGATATATtgtaaggagaaagaagaacTTACAAATATTAAAGACAAATTGATCAGTGCAGAATCTCAAAAGGAAGTCTTGGAAGGGAAGCTTCAATCAGCTACTGATAGGATTGAATCCTTAATGAATCAACTCCAGGAATCAGATAAAACTATTGACAGTTTGAGATTGGAGATACATTCCTTTAAAGAATCAAATGGAAAACTTGAgaatgaaatcagaaatcagaaaCTGATAATTTCAAATCCTGATGCACAACATTCAGAAGAAGAATTAAAAGAGGCTCGTAACAAGGTTTTGGCTTTAGAAGTGGAACTGGAGAAAAAGAACAGCAATTGTAAAGAACTAGAAGCCAAATGTATTGAATTGCAGTTCCAGCTTGAAAG CATGTCAAAGGAGTGCTCAAACCATGATATTATTGAGAAAGATAAGCCACTGCATAAT GACTGGGAGATAACAGCTGCTTCAGAAAAGTTGGCAGAGTGTCAAGAAACCATCCTTAATCTTGGGAAGCAGTTGAAAGCGATGGCTGCACCAAAGGATGCTTCCCTTTTTGACAATGTCATTGCTGCCCAATTTAAAGCAAATACCAACACTgccgccaccaccaccaccaatgtGGATCCAAGTCTTGCCCCTCCAAAATTTATGAAAGTGAAAAGTCGATCTCTACTCGATCAGATGCTAGCCGATGATACTAAAGCCAAGGTTCCCAAAGGAAGCAATGACAACTCGAACCCGATCACCATTCCTGGCGTTCTAGAGCCCCTGGAAAAGATTCTAGTTTTGAATGGTGTTAAGGATCACGAAGACAGAACCACTGATAATTCTTTGGCCATTGTACCAGCTAAGAAACCAGGAAGTGGAAGTTTGTGGAGGAAGTTAttaaggagaaggaaaaaaagtgcCATCTTGAAAATATCCCTCTAG